A segment of the Candidatus Methanomethylicota archaeon genome:
TCATAGAAAAACCAGGAAGAGAAATTAAAATTGTATAATTTTTTGAAACACCTTCAAAAATATAATTTTGATTATCAAACCAAGGATTTTTAAGATAGATATTTACAAATCCATAGTAATTACTATATGAATTCACATTAATATTAGTTTCACCATATCCAACGATTTCTTCTTTATCATATATAGTTATTATAAAATAACCTTGAATAGAAATTGGAGAAGGATTTCTAAAAGAAATTGGAATATTAAGTAATATATGAGTAGAATTAAATATTGAAATAGTAGGTTCTCCTAATTTAAAATCTTGATAAAGAGATAATTGTTGAAAAGATAATGGAATTGTCATATTTGTTGAAAAGCTAATTAAAGGTCTAATACTTATTGTTAAAAAAACTTGAATATTTTCAATTATTAAATCAGATTTTATTGAAAATTTTATTGGAAAAATACCACTTGCTCCAATTGGTATTGTAATTTTCTCTTCATTACCTAGACAATTAGTTATAATCTCTATGGGAAAAAATCCTCTATTTTCTAAATAAACTGGTACATTAATTTCTATATGAGATTGATTTAAATTAAATGATGGATTATAAACTCGTATTGTTGATATTATAGTGAATATACTATATGACATTAATAATATTAAGAGAATAATTGATAAAATAGATATAATCTTAAGAATATTTATAAATTTTAATATTGATATATTGAAACACCTATAGTTTTTTAAAGTTTTAACTTTTTAAATATTTTGGTTAAATAAAATTATGGAAAATATTATATGGATAAAGTTATAGTTATTTATCGAGGGTGAAAATTTGAATAAAGATCAAGTATTAGGAGGCGCTCTTTTAATAATTGGTATAGCTGGAATAATAATATATGGCTGGCTAGTATTCTTTTCAGCTTGGCAAATGTTTGTTATTCAATTAACAGCATTTATAGCAATAGCAGCAGTATTAGCTATTATTGCTTGGATTGGATATACATTAGCAACAACACCACCCCCTAAACCAATAGAAGAAATTGAAAAAGAAATTGAAAAAGAATTATCTGAAATTAAAAAAGAAGAAGTTAAGAAAGAAGAAACAAAAACAAATTAATTTTTTATTCTCCTACTATTGCTAATTTTTTATCCATTAAATTTACTACTATTAAAGAAACAATAGTAAAGATAAATGAAATTATACCTGTATATTTTGTTATATTGGCTATATTTGTAGTCTGTGTTGATAATGTAAATTTATAATTTAATAATTCTCCTAAACTCACTTGATAAGTTCCTTGATATAAAAATATTTGAATACTATAAGTTGATATATCTCCTTCTCCATAAATTAAAAATCCATCATCTCCATAAATACCTTTAAAATAATTAATTGTTGTATTAACTTTTATTATTGTAGAGTATTGATCGACATTTATTCTAATAGGTAATTGAGTAGATTCATTTAAAATTTCTATAGTACCATTACCATAAAGTAATCCTCTATAGTATAAGCGATTAAATAATATTCTTGTTGTAGTAAATGCTATTTTAGAAATTTGATCTTCGATTTTATCTAATTGAAAACCAACATAATCATTACAAAAAGTTGATCCACAACTATAGCTTATAGTAATTGTCTTAATTTCTTCTTGATTTATTGGAAAAGCTGAAATATAAAGACTCGTTATCATAAGAAGTGCTATGAGAATAGAAAGTAAAATCTTAGTATTCTTACCAAGACCTCTATATCTAACTGGATAAAATCTAATATATGAAAAAATATTTCTAAGAAGTCTAAGTTGAACTATTCTATCATAATTCTTTAGAAAAGAAAGAATTGCAATCCCCATTATAAAACCACCAGCATGAGCAAAAACTGCAACCCCTCCAGCTGCATGAAGAAAGCCATAAATTACTTGTATAGTAAACCAAAATAGTATATAATATGAAGCTTTTATCCAGAAAAACCATGGGAAAAAGAATATGGGAATTATCATAAGTAATGAAGTACCTGGATAAAACATGAAATAAGCTCCCATTACTCCACTAATTGCTCCTGATGCTCCTATAGCAGGAGTGGCATAAGCCATAGGTCCTTCTAAAAATGAAAATGCTGTATGAAATATTGAAGCTGCAATTCCTGAAGATAAATATAGTAATAAAAATCTCTTACCTCCAAGAGCTTCTTCTACCGCTCTTCCAAATATATAAAGAAAATACATGTTAAAGAATATATGAAAAAGATCAGCATGAAGGAACATAGAGGAGAAAATTCTATACAATTGATTTATTACAAATATAGATGAAGGAATAAAACTACCAATACTAACCCAATAATCACTAATTGAAAGAAAATTATTCTCAAGTGATGTTATTATATAAATAATTATATTTGAAATAATTAAAGCTAGAGTTACTTTTGGTCTAGATGGTTTATATAGTCTTGCTTCTGGTATGGGAAAACCTATTGCTTTAAAATTCATAATTTTCCCTCAAAAAAATTATTGCTCCAATAATTGAGGCATTTTCTCCTAATTTTGATGGAACTATTTTTGGAGGAGAATTAAATGAAAATTCATGAATAGATGAATTTAAAGAATTTATAATTAAATCTATGTTATTCATTACTACACTACCACCCATCAAGATAATTTCTGGATCATATAAATTAATAAGATTTGCCATACCTATACTATTGATTCTATTTGCTTCATTAATTACATATAATGCAAATTCATCACCTTTTCTAGCATATTCAAATATTTCTTGAGTAGAAAAATTTTCAAAAAGAACTTTATTAAGAAAATTTGTTTTATAATTAAAATTTTTTGCAAGATAAGAACAATAATTTATAAGTCCATTACCTGATGTATATGCTTCCCAATGCCCTCTTCCACCACATTTACATATCATAGTACCATAGATATCTATTATCATATGTCCAAATTCATGAGCATTTCCTTCTTTTCCCATAAGTAAATGATTATCTACAATTATTCCTCCACCTATGCCACTTCCAATATTTACAAAAACAATATTTTCATAATTAATTCCAGCACCTATTTTCCATTCAGCTAAAGCTGCAGCTACACCATCATTAATTAATTTAATTGGTTTATTAAATTTCTCTTCAATTGGGGTTACATTGAGATTTCTTATAGAAGAATTTGGAGAAAAAATTATTAAGAAATTTTTAAAATCAAGTTTTCCAGCTGCAGCTATTCCTATTCCAAAAATTTCATTAATTTTATCTTTAGCCAATTCTTTTATTATATTTTCAAGAGATTCTAAAGGAGAATTAATTATTTGTTTTACTTTAATTGAAATTTTATTTAATATTCTATAATTTTCATCAGTAATAGCTGCTTTTAACCAAGTTCCACCAATATCAATACCAATAAAGTACAATTTTACAACCTCGGTTTCCACAATCCTAGTTCATATTCTCTTAAAACTTGTTGATATACATTAATAGTTTTTTCTGCAATTTCATCCCAAGAAAAATTCTTAATAGTTCCTTTTGCATTCATTACTATTTTATTATAAAGATCATAATCATTTAAAATTTTATTTATAGCATTTGCTAAATCAGTAGAAGATCCTGGAGAAAATTTAAGACCATTATAACCATCAATAACAATTTCATCAAATCCACCAATAGCAGATACAATAACTGGAATTCCTGATGCCATAGCTTCTAGAGCTACAATTCCAAAAGGTTCATAGAGACTTGGAAAAACTGCTACATAAGCCATTTTATAAAGAGCATGAAGGATATCATCTGATACACGACCAAGAAAATAAACTTTTTCTGAAATTCCTAATTTTTTACTCATTTCTATTAAATAAGACTTCATTGGCCCTTCTCCTATAAATATAAATTTTAAATTTTTTTCATGTAATAATTTTGCTACTTCAAGTAATATATGAGGGCCTTTTTCATAAACAAGTCTTCCAACATAAAGTACAATTTTTTCATCATCTCTTGCATAATCACTTCTTTTTAAATTTGCTGGAGGTGGTAATGAAGAAAAACCATTTGGAATTTTAATTATTTTATCCAAAGGACAATTAAAATATTTTGAAATTTCTCTTTTCATATAATCACTACAACATATAATTCGCCAAGATTCATAACAAAGAAGCCATTCTATTTCATGAATATGACGTTCATAATCATCTTTAAGAAAACCTCCTCTTCTTCCTAATTCTGTAGAATGTATAGTAGCAATCAAAGGTTTTCTTAATATATGTTTTAAGACAATTCCTGCAGGAGCAGTTAACCAATCATGAACATGAATTATATCAAAATTATTAATTACATTTTCAATCATAAGGAAATT
Coding sequences within it:
- a CDS encoding transcriptional regulator, giving the protein MNKDQVLGGALLIIGIAGIIIYGWLVFFSAWQMFVIQLTAFIAIAAVLAIIAWIGYTLATTPPPKPIEEIEKEIEKELSEIKKEEVKKEETKTN
- a CDS encoding rhomboid family intramembrane serine protease, producing MNFKAIGFPIPEARLYKPSRPKVTLALIISNIIIYIITSLENNFLSISDYWVSIGSFIPSSIFVINQLYRIFSSMFLHADLFHIFFNMYFLYIFGRAVEEALGGKRFLLLYLSSGIAASIFHTAFSFLEGPMAYATPAIGASGAISGVMGAYFMFYPGTSLLMIIPIFFFPWFFWIKASYYILFWFTIQVIYGFLHAAGGVAVFAHAGGFIMGIAILSFLKNYDRIVQLRLLRNIFSYIRFYPVRYRGLGKNTKILLSILIALLMITSLYISAFPINQEEIKTITISYSCGSTFCNDYVGFQLDKIEDQISKIAFTTTRILFNRLYYRGLLYGNGTIEILNESTQLPIRINVDQYSTIIKVNTTINYFKGIYGDDGFLIYGEGDISTYSIQIFLYQGTYQVSLGELLNYKFTLSTQTTNIANITKYTGIISFIFTIVSLIVVNLMDKKLAIVGE
- a CDS encoding ROK family protein — encoded protein: MYFIGIDIGGTWLKAAITDENYRILNKISIKVKQIINSPLESLENIIKELAKDKINEIFGIGIAAAGKLDFKNFLIIFSPNSSIRNLNVTPIEEKFNKPIKLINDGVAAALAEWKIGAGINYENIVFVNIGSGIGGGIIVDNHLLMGKEGNAHEFGHMIIDIYGTMICKCGGRGHWEAYTSGNGLINYCSYLAKNFNYKTNFLNKVLFENFSTQEIFEYARKGDEFALYVINEANRINSIGMANLINLYDPEIILMGGSVVMNNIDLIINSLNSSIHEFSFNSPPKIVPSKLGENASIIGAIIFLRENYEF
- a CDS encoding glycosyltransferase family 4 protein; the protein is MKVLMLSWEYPPHIIGGLGRHVYNLSKYLSSKGINVIIVTFTDGSSSYEEYIDGIKVIRVNPYVFRSPDFISWVHGMNFLMIENVINNFDIIHVHDWLTAPAGIVLKHILRKPLIATIHSTELGRRGGFLKDDYERHIHEIEWLLCYESWRIICCSDYMKREISKYFNCPLDKIIKIPNGFSSLPPPANLKRSDYARDDEKIVLYVGRLVYEKGPHILLEVAKLLHEKNLKFIFIGEGPMKSYLIEMSKKLGISEKVYFLGRVSDDILHALYKMAYVAVFPSLYEPFGIVALEAMASGIPVIVSAIGGFDEIVIDGYNGLKFSPGSSTDLANAINKILNDYDLYNKIVMNAKGTIKNFSWDEIAEKTINVYQQVLREYELGLWKPRL